AATAAAATTTTTTCTACTTATTACTTGTGAAAGGAAGTGACAGATATGTTAAAATTATACACTTCACCCAGCTGTACATCTTGTCGAAAAGCGCGTGCTTGGCTACAAGAAAATCAAATAGAATTTGTTGAACGCAACATTTTTTCTGAGCCGTTGACACAAGATGAACTAAAGGAAATATTACGAATGACAGAAGATGGAACAGAAGAAATTATATCAACGCGTTCGAAAGTATTTCAAAAGTTAGATGTTGATTTAGACGAGTTATCACTTCCAGAGTTATTAGAATTAGTTCAACAAAATCCTGGATTATTACGTCGCCCAATTATGATTGATGAAAAACGACTTCAAGTAGGCTTTAATGAAGATGAGATTCGTCGTTTCTTACCAAGGGATGTTCGAGCAATTGAGTTAAAACAAGCACAATTGATGGCAGGTATTTAACAGATCATTTTGTATAATATAATTAAATAGCGAAACTGGTTATAAGAAGATGGATTTGACTTATGTTCAAATGTATCTTTTTTTTTCTTAAAAATTCTTAATTTTCGTAGGGAACATGGACGAAATAAAGGTGATTTTCTTTACTTTTTATTAATATACTATACAATGTAACTATATAAATAATTTTGAAAAGGGGTGTAGCCGTATGGAAATGGAACGAATTAATGAGAACACAATTCGAGTATCAATTGGAAATGATGATCTTGCAGAACGCGGAATTACTTTTTTAGATTTGTTAGGTAACCAAAAACAAATTGAGACTTTCTTCTATAGTATTTTAGAAGAGGTGGATGTGGATGAACAGTTCCAAGGGACCGACGCTGTAACGTTCCAAGTGCTACCCAATCATGATGGACTTGAATTGTTTATCAGTAAAAATGCGTCAATAGATGAAACGGCTGACTTTAGTGGACTAGATAATGGACAAGCAGATGGTTTTGTTGATTACCTCAAAAATCAAATGAATACTCCTGAAGCTAAAAGTTCTGTTGAAGAACCAACAGATAATGAAGAATTGAATTATTTAGAAGATAGCATGTTTGGTGCAACTTACGAAACAGTTTTTAAAGCAGCTGACTTTGAGGACATTGTGGAGCTAGCTAAAAATATTCAGTTATTAAATGTGTTATCATCGCTTTATTTTTATAATAACACTTATTATTTACAGTTAACTTTCTTGCTTGAAAATACTTCTAAGAATCAAGCCAAAAATGATGTCTCAAAAATATATGATTTTATGCAGTTAACTAACATTACAAAAGATGTACTGGATGAGTATGGGGAATTGGTTATTGATCGTAATGCATTAAGTATTTTAAAGCACTATTTTAAGTAAAGAATGTTTTCGGACATTCTTTTTTTATGAAATCAAGCCAAATTTGGAGGTGATAGAGTGATTAAACGACGCGAACTATTATGGTATAGTATCTTTGGAACGACTGCTACTTTTATCTATTTTTTTATTCGGTTTATGTCTAAAAATTGGACGGATAATGTGTTGATAACAGTTATGTTAGCCCAAAGTGTGGCAATCGTTTTTTCATTCTTCGCCAACAAGTTTTTTGTGTTTAAAAATACAGGATTAGGATTTGCCCGTTCGTTGAAGCAATTTATAGAATTTATTGCAGGTCGTTTTTTTGTGATTATGTTAGATTTAGGGATTGCCTACTTTTTTGTGGAAAAGTATAGTAGAGTAATGATTTCGGTACTTCATTTACAACGAATTAATTATCAACAATTATTATTCCGCCACCCATTAATTGGTCCGTATATGGGAAATGCTTATTTACTAAATGAATTTATTTTTACCGTCTTATCACAAGTTTTGGCTACAATCATCAACTATGTGGTTTCTAAACGAATTGTTTTTAACGCAAAAAAGAGCTATGAGGGAGAGTTGGTCTCTTCCTCATAGTTATTTTTTTAATAAGTTGAATTTTTATTTACAACCACAGTATTTTCAGGAACAGAACGTGTAATCCATGTTCCACTTCCAATGACTGTATTATCACCAATAAATGTGTCTCCTCCAAGAACAGTTGCTCCAGCATAAACAACCACACCATTGCCAATATTCGGGTGTCGTTTTCCATATTTTGCTAGAGACCCATCTTCCATTATGTTAAAGTTACGCACGCCTAAGGTGACATTTTGATAAATTCTGACATGCTCTCCTATCACAGTTGTTTCTCCAATGACGATGCCAGTTCCATGATCAATGAAAAAATACGCGCCAATTTGAGCTCCTGGATGAATATCTATCCCTGTTAAACTATGCATATTTTCAGATAACATGCGTGGCACAATCGGAACATCTAACAGATAGAGTTCATGAGCTAGTCGATGGATGCTAATAGCCTTAAACCCAGGATAAGTCAAAATGATTTCATCGGTGCTTTTTGCTGCAGGATCTCCTTGGTAGGCTGCTTGAATGTCTGTATCAATTAACTGTTTAATGTTTGAAAGACGTTGTGTTAATTTTGCTGCAATAACCTCACTTTGATTTTTTTGCTCAATAGTGAAAGATAATAACTGCTCAAGAGAATGATTAAAGGTCGATGTTGTCATCGTTTGGTCAGGTGAACCAAAAAATGCTGGAAATAGCAATGCGAAAAAGTCAGAAATAACCTGTTCGACGGCTTTATCCATCCCAATGTAATTCTTATTCATCATTTTTCCTATTCTGTAAACATAGGTGTAGATAAATAGCGTTCACCAGTATCCGGTAACAATACTACAATATGTTTAGTTTTATTTTCATCTCGTTTAGCTAGCTCCATTGCAGCACATACTACAGCCCCTGAAGAAATACCTGCAAGGACACCTTCTTGTTCTGCTAATAGTCGCCCAGTTGCAAAAGCATCTTCATTGGATACAGTGATAATTTCATCATAAACTGATGTATCTAAAATTGATGGAATAAAGCCTGCACCAATTCCTTGGATTTTATGGCTTCCAGCTACTCCAGTGGATAGGACAGCAGAGTCAGTTGGTTCAACAGCCACAATTTTGACGTTTGGATTTTTTTCTTTAAGGAATGTTCCAACTCCAGTAACAGTCCCACCAGTTCCGACTCCAGCAACAAAAATATCTACATTTCCTTCAGTGTCATTCCAAATTTCAGGTCCAGTTGTTTGGTAATGAATTTCAGGATTAGCGGGATTAGAAAATTGTGATGGAATAAAGCTATTTTTTATACTTTCAGCTAATTCTTCTGCTTTAGCAATAGCTCCTTTCATTCCTTTAGCTCCTTCAGTTAAAACCAATTCAGCTCCATAAGCTTTCATTAACTGACGGCGTTCAACAGACATTGTTTCTGGCATGACGATAATCAATTTATAACCACGAGCCGCTGACATCATAGCCAAGCCAATACCAGTATTTCCAGATGTTGGTTCGATGATGGTTGTTTCTTTTGTTAATTTACCTGCTTTTTCTGCTGCATCAAGCATAGCTTTGGCAATTCTATCTTTGACTGAACCACCAGGATTAAATGATTCGATTTTAGCTAGGATTGTTGCATCAAGCTTTTGGCTATCCTCCAAAGATGTTAATTCAAGTAAGGGAGTGTTTCCAATTAATTGATCAACTGATGTATAAATATTAGACATACAATTCTCTCCTTTTTATTAAAATATATTTAGCATAGTTTTTAGGTATATAAATTATAACGTGTTTAACTGACTATTCAAAATATAAAGTTCATATGAATGAAAAAACATTGAAGTAACAAAAAATGATTTTATTAATTTTGTAGATAAATTAATTAAAGAAATATAAGAGAAGCAACCATTAGATAGGAATAATCAAGAATTACAAAAGCCTCCATCTTATCAAACGTCTTAATAATTAAAAGAAAACATAGATATTTATAAAAAATGGTGAAGAATTAATTCAAGTGATTAATAAGAGATTCCGATGATTTTATTAGCAACGATTCGTGACCCACATGACCAAATAAAGAAATGTTAGGATTAAATATTAAGAAAAATTGATGATTCTAGTTATAGATAGTGATTATATCAATCGTTTAATATTATTATGTAAATATTTAGCAGTTTTACCTATAGGTATGTCGAATAGGTTGACATTCATAATATAAGCAAAGAAGATTATTTATATACATAGACTCTTTCTTATATCAGAAGTGAGTCTATTTTTATTTGTGTTTATAAATAATATTGTTACATTTGCTTAAGTTCATCTATTATCTTTTTCTTAAATGAAGTGGGGCTAATAATTTCAACTAGAAAACCTTGACTAAGAACCCAGAGAATCATTCCATTATTAAAAGCTCTGATTTCAAAGATTGTGTATTGATTTTTAACTATTTTTTTGATCACTGCTTGAGGAAAACAATCTAGAACTACTTCTTGGTATCCTTTGTAATGGAATGTAATAAGTTGAGTTATTTTCTTTACTGAAAACGAACGACTTGTTATAAGAATCTTTGCTATACCATGATGTTAAATAACGTTAATTAACTGGTTGTATTAAGCAATAGGTTATTACAATCATTTAACTCTAGATAAACTTCTAATCTCACGTTTTGATAGTCCAGTCCTTTAGTACCTCACGAATAATTTTAATATGTTCATTCTTTCAGTTATATTATATTTTTCGGTTAACTCATTAATTTGTCCTAATGCGATATGTTTATAAATTAAAAAGAATGAATTAAATAGTTATCATAATGTTTTATCTTTCTAGTGACATTATACGTTAGTACTAAGTAATGTTAATGATAAATAGTATAGTAATAATCTTATAGGAGATGGAAATGTCTACACTTTAAATATATAAATGTTATTATAAAAGTGTGTGTCTTTTTTTATTGGTATTAGAGTTTTTATTATTTATATTGGTTATATAGTTGAATTAAGTATCATTGATATTTTTTACAATAAATGATAGTAAGAATATCTTGTTGTAATTTGTAGGTTACTTAGGTGACTTGATTTAAAACAATTTAAGTATGGATGTATAGTTATTATGATGATAGGTGGCCTAGTTATTGTGCGTGATATTTTATTTTTAATGGGTAAATTTTTTTTGAGTCTACTTTTTGGGGCATTTCGTTTTAGTAGTAAAATGTTTAATATAATGATGGGTTTAACTGGCATACAAGCTGTGGAGGACACACATGTTAATAAGTATGGTGTTCAATTTTTGATGGTTGAACCTTATGAGTTAAAGCAAACATTTTTTTCTCGTAAAAAAGCAAAACACTTAGGGAAAGTTTATACTTCTAGGTTAAAAGAGGGAAGAGTTCAAGGAGCTTATGTTGTCATTAATCGTAGCATACTAATGGAAAGAAAAAATAAAGTCAATCGATCGATTTTTAGAAATGACGAAGATAGATATAATGCTTATGTACCAGGTTTTGATGAAGTTAGAAGTGAAAAAATAAAGTGTGATAAACGTATGCAAGCAATGTACCATCGAACACATCTTTTGCCTTTTCGATTTTGTTTAAGCGAGGGAGATGATATGACTAATTTATTATTCACAGGCACAGCTCATTTGAACAGTGGGAGTCGTCCACAGCTTCATTATTTTGTTCCAAATGATAATTTATTTAAAGATAGTTTTTATTATCGCCAACTATATTTGTCTGATTTATGTAAGACTAAAATAAGAAAAAAAAAGTTAATAAAAGAATCTAATATCACTATTCAACACATTTCTGCTCCCTCACCAGCACCAATTGGTAGTCATTATTCGTTGGATGACTTTGAAAGAGTTGCGACAAGTTATATATTAGATCATCCTAATAATAGTTTTAAATATGGTGTTTTTTGTCATTATAGTGATGACGGCGTTATTCCTAGCAGTGTTTCTGTGTATTTAATAAATAATACTTTAAATAAAATGATTTTTTCTGTTGAATTACCAAATGTCTTTTAAAAAAGTCTCAAGGTCTTTATTAAGACCTTGAGACTTCAGACTGTAGACAAAGTATTGATAAATTTCGATACTTTGTCTTTTTTTTTGGTAAAATAGAGGAAAGAAGTGACTATTAATGTTGAAAAAGCAAGATATGAGTAAACGCAATCAAATAGGTTTTTATTCATTAGAAGACTTAGTTCCACAGGAACATCTTCTAAGAGATATTGATAAATACGTCGATTTTAGTTTTATTTATCAACTTGTTGAGGATAAATACGATCAGTCTAATGGACGACCTAGTTTAGATTCAGTTATGTTAATCAAACTTCCCTTGATACAATACTTATACGGAATTAAGAGCATGAGACAAACGATTAAAGAAGTCGAAGTAAATATGGCTTACAGATGGTTTTTAGGTTTAGATATCCAAGACTCAGTCCCTCACTTTTCAACTTTTGGTAAAAATGACTCAAGAAGATTTAAAGGAACAGATATCTTTGAACAAATTTTTTATGGTATTTTAGCGCAGTGTATAGAAGCTCATTTAGTTGATACGTCTGAGATATTTATTGATGGGACTCATATTAAAGCACATGCAAATAATAAAAAGTATGAAAGCAAAGAAATAACTGAAGACACATTATTTTATGTAAAATCACTTCAAAAAGAAGTTGAAATCGATAGAGAAAAACAATTAAAAAAGCCCTTAAAAAGAAAAGAAAAAAGTGAGACAAATACAAAGGTTAAAAAAATTAGTAAAAACGATGCTGACAGTGGCTGGTTTCATAAAGGAGAACATAAACAAGTCTTTGCCTATGCCACACAAGTGGCATGTGATAAAAACGGATGGGTTTTAGGATATACAACGCATCCAGGTAATCAACATGATAGTCGTACTTTTATCTCTATTTACAATAAATTAAAAAGTCATTTCACTCTGAATAAATTAGTGATGGATGCAGGCTACAAGACACCAGGTATTGCCCATTTGTTATTTCAAGATAACTTAACACCTATCTTTCCATATAAGAGACCCATGACCAAGAAAGGTTTTTTCAAAAAATATGATTATGTTTATGACAAATACTATGATCAATCTATTTGTCCCAATATGAAAACATTAACTTATACGACAACTAATCGAGATGGTTATCGAGAATATAAAAGTAACCCTCACGATTGTATGACGTGTTCTTTAATAAATAAATGTACGCAATCAAAGGATAAGAGAAAATAAGTTCAACGTCATTTATGGGAAGATGATATGGAACGATGTGAGGACATACGTCATTCCATTGGAATGAAATCTATCTATAATAATCGTAAACAGACGATTGAGAGGTTATTTGGAACAGCCAATGAATTTCATGGATTACGTTATACCAACTTAATAGGCAAAGAAAAAATGCACATGAAAATTGGGCTTATTTCGCATGTCTTAATATAAAAAAATTAGCAAAAATGCTTAAATTAAGAGACCTAGAGGGCTCTATTTTTAATTTTTTACCTACATTAATCATAGAATATAAAAAAGACAAACCAATTACTCTTAATGAGTAATTGGTTTGTCTTCACTCTGAAGCCACTACCTCTGTAAAGGTAGTGGCTTTTGTGCTAGATATACTAGCAAATCTTCTTGTTTTCGCATATTTATTATATCATGATTCTAAATAACAATCAAAATCCATTGTTTACATATTTTTTTATTACTTAATACTATTCCAAAACTTATCACCCCATGCACATATATTATCGACTATTGGTAATAATTCCATTCCAATATCTGTTAGTTGGTATTCAACTTTTGGAGGAACTACAGGGTATACAGTTCGTTTAACTATGTTGTCTTTT
This genomic stretch from Vagococcus sp. CY52-2 harbors:
- a CDS encoding adaptor protein MecA; this encodes MEMERINENTIRVSIGNDDLAERGITFLDLLGNQKQIETFFYSILEEVDVDEQFQGTDAVTFQVLPNHDGLELFISKNASIDETADFSGLDNGQADGFVDYLKNQMNTPEAKSSVEEPTDNEELNYLEDSMFGATYETVFKAADFEDIVELAKNIQLLNVLSSLYFYNNTYYLQLTFLLENTSKNQAKNDVSKIYDFMQLTNITKDVLDEYGELVIDRNALSILKHYFK
- a CDS encoding GtrA family protein, with the protein product MIKRRELLWYSIFGTTATFIYFFIRFMSKNWTDNVLITVMLAQSVAIVFSFFANKFFVFKNTGLGFARSLKQFIEFIAGRFFVIMLDLGIAYFFVEKYSRVMISVLHLQRINYQQLLFRHPLIGPYMGNAYLLNEFIFTVLSQVLATIINYVVSKRIVFNAKKSYEGELVSSS
- the cysK gene encoding cysteine synthase A; this encodes MSNIYTSVDQLIGNTPLLELTSLEDSQKLDATILAKIESFNPGGSVKDRIAKAMLDAAEKAGKLTKETTIIEPTSGNTGIGLAMMSAARGYKLIIVMPETMSVERRQLMKAYGAELVLTEGAKGMKGAIAKAEELAESIKNSFIPSQFSNPANPEIHYQTTGPEIWNDTEGNVDIFVAGVGTGGTVTGVGTFLKEKNPNVKIVAVEPTDSAVLSTGVAGSHKIQGIGAGFIPSILDTSVYDEIITVSNEDAFATGRLLAEQEGVLAGISSGAVVCAAMELAKRDENKTKHIVVLLPDTGERYLSTPMFTE
- the spxA gene encoding transcriptional regulator SpxA, with the translated sequence MLKLYTSPSCTSCRKARAWLQENQIEFVERNIFSEPLTQDELKEILRMTEDGTEEIISTRSKVFQKLDVDLDELSLPELLELVQQNPGLLRRPIMIDEKRLQVGFNEDEIRRFLPRDVRAIELKQAQLMAGI
- the epsC gene encoding serine O-acetyltransferase EpsC, with protein sequence MNKNYIGMDKAVEQVISDFFALLFPAFFGSPDQTMTTSTFNHSLEQLLSFTIEQKNQSEVIAAKLTQRLSNIKQLIDTDIQAAYQGDPAAKSTDEIILTYPGFKAISIHRLAHELYLLDVPIVPRMLSENMHSLTGIDIHPGAQIGAYFFIDHGTGIVIGETTVIGEHVRIYQNVTLGVRNFNIMEDGSLAKYGKRHPNIGNGVVVYAGATVLGGDTFIGDNTVIGSGTWITRSVPENTVVVNKNSTY